CGCTTCGCTCCGGACGGGGTACTCCCGGTACGCTCACCGCCGTGCCACACGCTGATCAGTCCCAAACCACCCAGAAAGGCGCTTCCGTGACATACCCGGGACCGCCCCGACCGGTCGAGGTCTCCGCCACACCCCTCGCGGAACTGGCCGATCAGCTGGGTGCCGCCGCTCCGGAGACCGACGCCGGGATCACGGGGATCACCCACGACTCGCGCGCCGTCCGCCCCGGCGACCTGTACGCCGCCCTCCCGGGCGCCCGCCTGCACGGCGCCGACTTCGCCACCCAGGCCGCCGGCCTCGGCGCGGCCGCCGTGCTCACCGACCCGGCGGGCGTCGAGCGCGCCGCCGCGACCGGACTGCCGGTCCTGGTCGTCGACGACCCGCGCGGGCGGATGGGCGAGCTGGCGGCGACGATCTACGGCCACCCGGGCCGCGACCTGCTGCAGATCGGCATCACCGGCACCTCCGGCAAGACCACCACCGCCTACCTCGTCGAGGGCGGGCTCAGGACCGCGAAGTCCACCGGTCTCGTCGGCACGGTCGAGATGCGCATCGGCGAGGAGCGCATCAAGTCCGAGCGCACCACCCCCGAGGCCACCGACCTGCAGGCCCTGTTCGCCGTCATGCGCGAGCGCGGCGTCGAGGCGGTCGCCATGGAGGTCTCCAGCCACGCCCTGGTCCTCGGCCGGGTCGACGGCTGCGTCTTCGACGTCGCCGTGTTCACCAACCTCAGCCCGGAGCACATGGAGTTCCACTCCGACATGGAGGACTACTTCCGGGCCAAGGCGCAGCTGTTCACGCCGGAGCGCAGCAGACTCGGTGTGGTCAACGCCGACGACGAGTACGGCCGCCGGCTGGTCCGGGAAGCCACCGTGCCGGTCGTCACCTACTCCGCCGAGGGCCACCCCGACGCCGACTGGCGCGCCGAGCACGTCCAGGTCGGCCCCATGGACTCGACGTTCACCGTGCTCGGCCCGAACGGCGAGCGGATCCAGGCCAAGTCGCCGCTGCCGGGCCCCTTCAACGTGGCGAACACCCTCGCCGCCATCGTCGCCCTCGCCGCCGCCGGCCTCGACCCGCAGACCGCCGCCGACGGCGTCGCCGCCGTCCCGGGCGTCCCCGGCCGGCTGGAACGCGTCGACGCCGGGCAGCCCTACCTCGCGGTCGTGGACTACGCCCACAAGACCGACGCCGTCGAGTCCGTGCTCAAGGCGCTGCGCAAGGTCACCAAGGGCCGGCTGCACGTCGTCCTCGGCTGCGGCGGCGACCGCGACCGGACCAAGCGGGCCCCGATGGGCGCCGCCGTGGCCCGGCTCGCCGACACGGCCGTACTGACCTCCGACAACCCCCGCTCCGAGGACCCGCTCGCGATCCTCGCGACCATGCTCCAGGGCGCCGCCTCGGTGCCCGCGCACGAGCGCGGCGAGGTGCTCCTGTTCGAGGACCGGGCCGCCGCGATCGCCGCCGCCGTGGGGCGCGCCCGGGCCGGCGACACCGTGCTGGTCGCGGGCAAGGGCCACGAGCAGGGCCAGGACATCGCCGGCGTGGTCCGTCCCTTCGACGACCGCCAGGTGCTCCGCGAAGCCATCCAGAAGACCCAGGGATGAAAATCCCGAAGATCCAGGGGATGAACTTGTGATCGCCCTCTCCCTCGCCGAGATCGCAGCAGTCGTCGGCGGGCAGACGCACGACATACCGGACCCGTCCGTCCAGGTCACGGGACCGGTCGTCCGGGACTCCCGTGAAGTGACGCCCGGCAGCCTGTTCGTCGCCTTCGTCGGCGAACGCGTGGACGGCCACGACTTCGCCGCGCAGGTGATCGAGGCCGGTGCGGCCGCCGTACTGGCGTCCCGCCCGGTCGGCGTGCCCGCGATCGTGGTCGAGGACGTGCAGACCGCGCTCGGCGCCCTCGCCCGGCACGTCGTACGCCGGCTCGGCGCGACCCTCGTCGCCCTGACCGGCTCGGCGGGCAAGACCAGCACCAAGGACCTGATCGCCCAGGTCCTGCGGCGCAAGGCGCCGACGGTGTTCACGCCCGGCTCGCTCAACAACGAGATCGGGCTGCCGCTGACCGCCCTGTCCGCCACCGAGGAGACCCGCTTCCTGGTGCTGGAGATGGGCGCCCGCGGGATCGGCCACATCCGCTACCTCACCGAGCTGACCCCGCCGAGGGTCGGCCTGGTCCTGAACGTCGGCAGCGCCCACATCGGCGAGTTCGGCGGCCGGGAGCAGATCGCCCAGGCCAAGGGCGAGTTGGTGGAGGCGCTGCCCGCGGCCGACGAGGGCGGGGTCGCGGTCCTCAACGCCGACGACCCGCTGGTGCGGGCGATGGCCTCCCGTACCAAGGCGAAGGTGGTCCTTTTCGGAGAGTCGGCCGAAGCGGACGTACGCGCCGAGAACGTGCGACTCACGGACAGCGGACAGCCGTCCTTCAGGCTTCACACACCCTCCGGTGCAAGCGATGTGACCATGCGCCTGTACGGTGAGCACCACGTGTCGAACGCGCTCGCCGCGGCCGCCGTCGCCCATGAGCTGGGCATGTCCGGGGAAGAGATCGCCACCGCGCTCTCCGAGGCGGGCTCCCTCTCCCGCTGGCGCATGGAGGTCACCGAGCGCCCGGACGGCGTGACCATCGTCAACGACGCCTACAACGCCAACCCCGAGTCCATGCGGGCCGCCCTCCGGGCGCTCGCGGCCATGGGCAAGGGGCGCCGCACGTGGGCGGTGCTCGGCAAGATGGCCGAGCTGGGGGACGAGGCGCTCGCCGAGCACGACGCCGTCGGACGGCTCGCCGTCCGGCTCAACGTCAGCAAGCTCGTCGCCGTCGGGGGGATTGAGGCCTCCTGGCTGCAACTGGGCGCATATAACGAGGGTTCGTGGGGTGAGGAGTCGGTGCACGTGTCCGACGCACAGGCGGCGATCGACCTGTTGCGCAGCGAGTTGCGCCCGGGGGACGTCGTGCTCGTGAAGGCGTCCCGTTCGGTGGGTCTGGAGAGCGTTGCCCAGGCGCTCGCCGAGACCGGTGCCGAGGGCGAGGTTGCCGCCCGATGATGAAGCAGATCCTGTTCTCAGGAGTCATTGGCCTCTTCCTGACGCTGATCGGCACCCCGCTGCTGATCAAGCTCCTGGCCCGCAAGGGCTACGGCCAGTACATCCGTGACGACGGACCGCGCGAGCACGCCAGCAAGCGCGGTACGCCGACCATGGGCGGTATCGCCTTCATCCTGGCGACCATCGCGGCGTACTTCCTGAGCAAGCTCATCACCGGTTACCCGCCCACCTACTCCGGGCTGCTGGTCCTCGGCCTGATGTTCGGCATGGGCCTGGTCGGCTTCCTCGACGACTACATCAAGATCGTCAAGCGGCGTTCGCTGGGCCTGCGGGCCAAGGCGAAGATGGCCGGCCAGCTGATCGTCGGCATCGCCTTCGCGGTGCTGTCGCTGATGTTCTCCGACGCGCGCGGCAACACCCCGGCCTCCACCAAGCTGTCCTTCATCACCGACTTCGGCTGGTCGATCGGCCCGGTGCTGTTCGTGATCTGGGCGCTGTTCATGATCCTCGCGATGTCGAACGGCGTGAACCTCACCGACGGCCTGGACGGCCTGGCCACCGGCGCCTCCGTGCTCGTCTTCGGCGCCTACACGTTCATCGGCGTCTGGCAGTTCCAGGAGTCCTGCGCCAACGCGCAGACCCTGACCAACCCGGCCGCCTGCTACGAGGTGCGCGACCCGCTCGACCTCGCGGTGATCGCCTCCGCGCTGATGGGCGCCTGCCTGGGCTTCCTGTGGTGGAACACCTCGCCGGCGAAGATCTTCATGGGCGACACCGGTTCGCTCGCCCTCGGCGGCGTCCTCACCGGTCTGGCCATCCTCTCCCGCACGGAGCTGCTGCTGGCCATCATGGGCGGCCTGTTCGTCCTCATCACCATGTCGGTCGTCATCCAGGTCGGCTCCTTCCGGCTCACCGGCAAGCGCGTCTTCCGGATGGCGCCGCTCCAGCACCACTTCGAACTCAAGGGCTGGTCCGAAGTCCTGGTGGTGGTCCGCTTCTGGATCATCCAGGGCATCTGTGTCATCGTCGGACTGGGCCTCTTCTACGCAGGATGGGCAGCGGACAAGTGACCCCCACCTCGGAGCTCTCCGACTTCCAGGGCAAGCACGTCACCGTCGCCGGGCTCGGCGTCTCCGGCGTCCCGGCGGCGAAGGCGCTGCACGCGCGCGGGGCGATCGTCACGGTCGTCAACGACGGCGACGACGCACGCGCGCGTGAACAGGCCGCGGAGCTGAAGGCGCTCGGCATCGCCGTACGCCTGGGCGACGGCGCAACCCTGCCGGAGGGCACCGAGCTGATCGTCACCGCGCCCGGCTGGAAGCCCGACAAGCCGCTGTTCCAGGCGGCCGGGAAGGCCGGTGTGCCCGTCTGGGGCGACGTGGAGCTGGCCTGGCGGCTGCGCGGCCCCGGCGCGGCGCCCTGGCTCGCGGTCACGGGCACCAACGGCAAGACCACCACCGTCCAGATGCTCGCGTCGATCCTGAGGGCCGCCGGGCTGCGCACGGCCGCCGTAGGCAACATCGGCGTCTCCCTGCTGGACGCGGTCCTCGGCGAGGAGGAGTACGACGTCCTCGCCGTGGAGCTGTCCAGCTACCAGCTGCACTGGGCGCCCTCGCTGCGCGCCCACTCCGCGGCGGTCCTCAACCTCGCCCCGGACCACCTCGACTGGCACGGCTCCATGGAGGCGTACGCGCGCGACAAGGGCCGCATCTACGAAGGCAATCGGGTCGCCTGCGTCTACAACGCGGCCGACAAGCGCACCGAGGAGCTGGTGCGCGAGGCCGACGTCGAGGAGGGCTGCCGCGCCGTCGGCTTCACCCTCGGCACGCCCGCGCCCTCCCAACTCGGCGTCGTGGACGGCATCCTGGTCGACCGCGCCTTCGTGGAGAACCGGCAGAAGAACGCGCAGGAGCTGGCCGAGGTCTCCGACGTCAACCCGCCGGCCCCGCACAACATCGCCAACGCCCTTGCCGCGGCGGCCCTCGCGCGCGCCTTCGGGGTGCCCGCCAGGGCCGTACGCGAGGGCCTGCGGGCCTTCCGCCCGGACGCCCACCGCATCGCGCACGTCGCCGACGTCGACGGGGTGGCGTACGTGGACGACTCCAAGGCGACCAACACCCATGCCGCCGAAGCCTCGTTGGCGGCATATGAACCGATCGTATGGATTGCGGGCGGCCTGGCGAAGGGCGCGACCTTCGACGAGCTGGTCGCCAAGTCGGCCAGGCGGCTGCGCGGCGCCGTCCTGATCGGCGCCGATCGTGCCCTGATCCGTGACGCCCTCGCGCGACACGCGCCGGAAGTCCCCGTGGTCGACGTCGACCGGACCGACACTGGGGCGATGCTCCAGGCGGTGACGGAAGCGAAGCGGCTCGCACAGCCCGGCGACACGGTGCTGCTGGCCCCGGCCTGCGCCTCCATGGACATGTTCACCAACTACAACCAGCGCGGTGACGCGTTCGCGGCGGCGGTCCGCGAACTCGAAGCGGGCGCCTGACCGGGTCTCGGCCACACAGGGTGCTTCGGGACCCTCGAAGGAACGGGAGACTCGGATGTGGCTGAGGCCGGGAGGAGCCGGTGATGTCCGGTAGCCGTACAGGTCGTCCTCCGGCCGGGCGGGCCGTCAAGCGGCCCCCCGCGCCGCGCCTTCCGCGCGAGAACCCCGTACAGCGCCTCTACACCCGCGCCCGCCGGGCCTGGGACCGGCCGCTGACCGCCTACTACCTGATCGTCGGCGGCACCCTGCTGATCACCGTGCTGGGTCTGGTGATGGTCTACTCGGCCTCCCAGATCACCGCGCTGCAGCTCTCGCTGCCCGGGTCGTACTTCTTCCGCAAGCAGTTCCTCGCCGCGCTCATCGGCGGGGTGCTGCTGTTCGCGGCCTCCCGCATGCCGGTGAAGCTGCACCGGGCGCTCGCCTACCCGATCCTCGCCGCCGCCGTCTTCCTGATGGTCCTGGTGCAGATCCCCGGGATAGGGATGGCGGTCAACGGCAACCAGAACTGGATCTCCCTCGGCGGCTCGTTCCAGATCCAGCCCAGCGAGTTCGGCAAGCTGGCCCTGGTGCTGTGGGGCGCGGACCTGATCGCCCGCAAGCAGGAGAAGAAGCTGCTGACCCAGTGGAAGCACATGCTGGTGCCCCTGGTGCCGGTCGCCTTCCTGCTGCTCGGGCTGATCATGCTCGGCGGCGACATGGGCACGACGATCATCCTGACGGCGATCCTGTTCGGTCTGCTCTGGCTCGCGGGGGCGCCCACCCGGCTGTTCTCCGGGGTGCTGAGCGTCGCCGGGCTGCTCGCCGCGCTCGCCATCTGGTCCAGCCCGCACCGGCTGAACCGGCTCAGCTGCATCGCCGCCACCGACCCCGGCCCGAACGACATGTGCTGGCAGGGCGCGCACGGCATCTACGCCCTCGCCTCCGGCGGACTCTTCGGCTCCGGTCTTGGTGCGAGTGTGGAAAAATGGGGGCAACTCCCGGAAGCGCACACCGACTTCATCTTCGCCGTCACCGGTGAGGAACTGGGCCTGGCGGGGACGCTGTCGGTGCTCGCCCTCTTCGCGGCTCTAGGCTATGCGGGTATCCGCGTGGCCGGACGCACGGAGGACCCCTTCGTGAGGTACGCCGCGGGAGGCGTGACCACCTGGATCACCGCCCAGGCGGTGATCAACATCGGTGCGGTGCTCGGTCTGCTGCCGATCGCCGGCGTGCCCCTCCCGCTGTTCTCCTACGGAGGGTCCGCCCTGCTGCCGACCATGTTCGCCATCGGGCTGCTGATCGCCTTCGCGCGCGACGAGCCCGCTGCGCGGGCGGCGCTTGCGATGCGGCAACCTCGCTTTGGTAGAAAGCGGGGGACTGGGGGCTCCGGGTCCGGTCGGAGTCCCCGGAGATGGAACACGATGCGACGGCGTGCCTCGGCGGCGCGTCCGTCCGGAGAGCGGTGAATTTCGGTGCATGTCGTACTCGCCGGTGGGGGGACCGCCGGCCACATCGAGCCCGCGCTCGCCCTCGCGGACGCCCTGCGCAGGCAGGACCCGACCGTGGGGATCACGGCCCTGGGCACGGAGCGCGGCCTGGAGACCCGGCTCGTCCCCGAGCGCGGCTACGAACTCGCGCTGATCCCGGCGGTGCCGCTGCCCCGCAAGCCGACGCCCGAGCTGATCACCGTCCCGGGCCGGCTGCGCGGCACCATCAAGGCCGCCGAGCAGGTCCTGGAGCGCACCAAGGCGGACGTCGTGGTCGGTTTCGGCGGCTATGTCGCCCTGCCCGGCTATCTGGCCGCCAAGCGCCTCGGCGTGCCCATCGTGATCCACGAGGCCAACGCCCGCCCCGGCCTCGCCAACAAGATCGGCTCGCGGTACGCGGCCCGGGTCGCCGTCTCCACGCCGGACAGCAAGCTGCGCGACGCCCGCTACATCGGCATCCCGCTGCGCCGCTCCATCGCCACCCTGGACCGCGCCGCCGCGCGCCCGGAGGCCCGGCACCGCTTCGGCCTCGACCCGAACCTGCCCACGCTGCTGGTCTCCGGCGGCTCCCAGGGCGCCCGGCGGCTGAACGAGGTGACCCAGGCGGTCGCCCCCTGGCTCCAGCAGGCCGGCATCCAGATCCTGCACGCGGTCGGCCCGAAGAACGAACTGCCGCAGGTGCACCAGATGCCGGGAATGCCCCCCTATATCCCGGTAAGTTACCTGGACCGGATGGACCTCGCGTACGCCGCGGCCGACATGATGCTCTGCCGCGCGGGCGCGATGACCGTCGCCGAGCTCTCCGCCGTCGGGCTTCCGGCCGCGTACGTCCCGCTGCCCATCGGCAACGGCGAACAGCGGCTCAACGCCCAGCCGGTGGTGAAGGCCGGCGGCGGACTCCTGGTCGACGACGCGGAACTCACGCCCGAGTGGGTGCAGCAGAACGTCCTGCCCGTGCTCGCCGATCCGCACCGGCTGTACGAGATGTCCCGCGCCGCAAGCGAGTTCGGCCGCCGGGACGCCGACGAACTGCTCGTCGGCATGGTGTACGAGGCGATCGCCTCACGCCGTTAGGACCATATGACGAAGGGGCAGTGAGCGTGGCCGGACAGACGACCGCCGAGCGCGGTGAACGCCAGCAGGAGTCGTCCGGCCCGCCGCTCGCCCGCAGGCTCCGGCGGCCGCGCCTTCGTACGATCGTCATTCTGGCCGCAGTTGCCGTACTGCTGGGGGCCGGCGTCTGGGTGCTGTACGGCTCGTCCTGGGTGCGCGTCCGGCACGTCTCGGTGTCCGGCACGCGCGTGCTGACCCCCGCAGAGGTGCGCAGCGCGGCGGCCGTACCGGTCGGGGCGCCGATGATTTCCGTCGACACCGACCGCATCGAAGCCCGGCTTCGCCGGAAACTGCCCCGAATTGACACCGTTGACGTGGTCCGCGCCTGGCCCCGTGGAATCGGTCTGAAGGTGACCGAGCGCAGCCCGGTACTGCTGGTCCGAAAAGGGCGGAATTTCATCGAAGTCGACCACGAAGGTGTCCGGTTCGCCACGGTTTCGCGGGCGCCGGACGGTGTTCCCCTGCTGGAAATGTCCGTGTTCCGCACGGGTTCGGGCGCCGCGAGCTTCCGCCGCTTCGGCACCGGCCGGCTCGTGCGCGAGGCCGTCCAGGTCGCGGGCGACCTGCCGGCCGCGGTGGCGCGGGACACCCGGACCGTCCAAGTCCGTTCCTACGACGACATCTCGCTGGAGTTGGCCGGCGGCCGCACGGTGGCCTGGGGCAGCAGCGAGAACGGCCGCGCCAAGGCACGGACCCTCGCAGCTCTCATGAAAGCAGCTCCCGGCGCACGGCACTTGGATGTCAGCGTCCCCACCGCCCCGGCCTCTTCGGGGAGTTGACGCGCATCAGCGCAGGCCAGCACCCTGGTTGGGCACCGCTACGCCTGATCACATAGGGTGAAAAGAAAAACGGGAGGTTCGGCGTGTTCGTTGAACGGGCGCCACTTGTCGACTTAGTGTCCTGTTCAGAAGACTCCAGGGAACAGACACACTGGTAACCCTAAACTTCAGGGTTAGGGTTCGGGTCGGCGCTACGGACCGTCCCATTCGGCATCCGTCGTCCCCGCGCGGGGCACCGCACGGCGACGACAACGTAATTCGAGGCGAGAGGCCTTCGACGTGGCAGCACCGCAGAACTACCTCGCAGTCATCAAGGTCATCGGTGTCGGCGGCGGTGGTGTCAATGCCATCAACCGGATGATCGAGGTCGGTCTCAAGGGCGTCGAGTTCATCGCCATCAACACCGACGCACAGGCGCTGTTGATGAGCGACGCCGACGTCAAGCTGGACGTCGGCCGCGAACTCACCCGCGGACTCGGCGCCGGAGCCAACCCGGCCGTCGGCCGCAAGGCCGCCGAGGACCACCGCGAGGAGATCGAGGAGGTCCTCAAGGGGGCCGACATGGTCTTCGTGACGGCCGGTGAAGGCGGCGGCACCGGCACCGGCGGCGCGCCCGTCGTGGCCAACATCGCGCGCTCGCTGGGCGCCCTCACCATCGGCGTGGTCACGCGCCCGTTCACCTTCGAGGGACGGCGCCGCGCGAACCAGGCCGAGGACGGCATCGCCGAACTGCGCGAAGAGGTCGACACCCTCATCGTCATCCCCAACGACCGGCTGCTGTCCATCTCGGACCGCCAGGTCTCGGTCCTGGACGCCTTCAAGTCCGCCGACCAGGTCCTGCTCTCCGGTGTCCAGGGCATCACCGACCTCATCACCACCCCCGGTCTGATCAACCTCGACTTCGCCGACGTGAAGTCCGTCATGTCCGAGGCCGGTTCGGCCCTCATGGGCATCGGCTCCGCCCGCGGCGACGACCGCGCGGTGGCCGCGGCCGAGATGGCGATCTCCTCCCCGCTGCTGGAGGCGTCCATCGACGGCGCCCGCGGTGTGCTGCTCTCCATCTCCGGCGGCTCCGACCTCGGCCTGTTCGAGATCAACGAGGCCGCCCAGCTGGTCAGCGAGGCCGCCCACCCGGAGGCCAACATCATCTTCGGCGCGGTCATCGACGACGCCCTCGGCGACGAGGTGCGGGTCACCGTGATCGCGGCCGGCTTCGACGGCGGCCAGCCCCCGGCCCGCCGGGACAACGTCCTCGGCTCGTCCTCGGCCTCGGGGGGCGCCCGCCGAGAGGAGCCCACGCCGGTACGGCAGGCCGAGCCCAGCCGCCCGTCCTTCGGCTCGCTCGGCAGCGTCAAGCCCAAGGAGGACCCGGAGCCGGCGCCCGAGCCCGTGGCCGACATCCCGGCCCCCGCGCCGCCGGTCACCCCGGCGCCGCGTCCGGCCTACACGGACAGCGCGGCCGAGGAGCTGGACGTCCCGGACTTCCTCAAGTGATAAGACGGCGCGAGAGCGTGAGCGGCGCCCACTTCGCCTTCACCGACCGGTGGGGCGGGGTGAGCGCCGCTCCGTATGAGGAGCTCAACCTCGGCGGCGCGGTCGGCGACGACCCGGAGGCCGTACGGGCCAACCGGGACATCGCGGCCAAGTCGCTCGGTATCGACCCGGCCCGGGTCGTGTGGATGAACCAGGTGCACGGCGCCGACGTGGCCGTCGTCGACGAACCCTGGGGCGACCGCCCGGTCCCGGAGGTCGACGCGATCGTCACCGTCCGCCGCGGACTCGCCCTCGCCGTGCTCACCGCCGACTGCGTGCCGGTGCTGCTCGCCGATCCGGTCGCCGGAGTCGCCGCGGCGGCGCACGCGGGCCGGCCCGGCATGGTCCAGGGCGTCGTCCCGGCCGCCGTACGGGCCATGGTCGAACTCGGCGCCGAGCCGGGCCGGATCGTCGCCCGCACCGGACCGGCCGTGTGCGGGCGGTGCTACGAAGTACCCGAGGCGATGCGCGCCGAGGTGGCGGCCGTCGAGCCGGCGGCGTACGCAGAGACGAGCTGGGGCACGCCGGCGGTCGATGTGAGCGCCGGGGTGCACGCGCAGCTCGACCGGCTCGGGGTGTGCGACCGGGCGCAGGCGCCGGAGTGCACGCTGGAGTCGGGCGATCACTTCTCGTACCGCCGAGACCGCACCACCGGGCGGCTCGCGGGCTATGTCTGGCTGGACTGATGGGGCATGACGGACCGTAAGACCCAACTCGCCGCAAACCTGGCGAAAGTGGAGGAGCGCATCACCGCCGCGTGCGTGGCGGCCGGGCGCAAGCGGGAGGAGGTGACCCTGATCGTGGTCACCAAGACCTATCCGGCGAGCGATGTGCGGATCCTGTCGGAACTCGGTGTGCGCCATGTCGCCGAGAACCGCGACCAGGACGCGGCGCCGAAGGCCGCCGCATGCTCGGATCTGCCCCTTAAGTGGCATTTTGTCGGCCAGTTGCAGACCAACAAGGTCCGTTCCGTGGTCGGTTACGCCGATGTCGTGCAGTCCGTCGACCGCGCCCGGCTCGTCACGGCCCTGTCGAAGGAGGCCGTGCGGGCGGGCCGCGAGATCGGCTGCCTGATCCAGGTCGCGCTGGACGCGGGGGAGAGCGGCAGAGGCGAGCGTGGCGGCGTGGCCCCGGACGGAATCGAAGAATTGGCCGACCTCGTCGGACGGGCGCCGGGGCTGCGGCTCGACGGGCTGATGACCGTCGCTCCGCTCACGGGGGAGTACGCGGGGCGCGAACGGGCGGCGTTTGAACGGCTCATGGATTTGTCGACTGACCTGCGCCGAGCCCATCCGGCTGCAACCATGGTGTCGGCAGGGATGAGTGCGGACCTCGAACAGGCCGTGGCCGCCGGGGCGACACATGTACGCGTCGGCACCGCGGTACTCGGAGTCCGCCCCAGGCTCGGGTAACGTCGCCAAGAAGTCGGACCACAGCAGAAAATATGGTCAGTGCCTGCGAAGGCGGGCACAACGACCTCGTGGATCGCGGGCACTTGGCAGTCGTCAGCCGATCCACCACAGAGCGGAGGACTCAGAGCATGGCCGGCGCGATGCGCAAGATGGCGGTCTACCTCGGCCTCGTGGAGGACGATGGGTACGACGGCCGCGGATTCGACCCCGACGACGACTTCGAGCCCGAGTTGGACCCGGAGCCGGAACGGGACCATCGACGGCACGAATCGTCACACCAGTCGCACAGCGCACATCAGTCCCAAAGGGACGAAGAGGTGCGTATCGTGCAACCGCCCGCGCCGCGCGAGCCGGTGGCCCGTTCGACTTCGCTCGCCGCGGAATCCGGGCGTCCGGCGCGGATCGCGCCCGTGGCATCCATCACACAAGAACGTCAGTCCCTCGAGAAGAACGCACCGGTGATCATGCCCAAGGTTGTGTCCGAGCGAGAGCCTTACCGGATCACCACGCTTCACCCCCGGACCTACAACGAGGCCCGTACCATCGGGGAACACTTCCGTGAGGGCACCCCGGTGATCATGAATCTGACTGAGATGGATGACACAGACGCGAAGCGACTTGTCGACTTTGCGGCCGGTTTGGTGTTTGGTCTACACGGCAGCATCGAGCGGGTGACGCAGAAGGTGTTCCTGTTGTCTCCTGCTAACGTCGATGTCACGGCGGAGGACAAGGCCCGCATCGCAGAGGGCGGGTTCTTCAACCAGAGCTGAGACGCAGACGACCGGATCAGGTTCGGAAGAGCACGGACAGGGGAGAGGGAAGCGCAGGCCATGAGCGTGTTCATCACGGTGGTCCACACCGCGCTGCTTGTGTTCCTCGTCGTGCTGATCTTCCGGCTCGTGATGGACTACGTGTTCCAGTTCGCCCGCTCGTGGCAACCCGGCAAGGCGATGGTGGTCGTACTGGAGGCCACCTACACTGTCACCGATCCACCGCTGAAGCTTCTGCGGCGGTTCATCCCGCCGCTGCGTCTCGGGGGCGTGGCGCTCGACCTGTCCTTCTTCGTACTGATGATCATCGTCTACATCCTCCTCTCCATCACGGGGAGCTTCATGTGATGAGGGTGGACGATACGGTCTTGCCGACTGCCGATGACTACGTTGAGGTGAAGAGATGCCGTTGACCCCCGAGGACGTGCGGAACAAGCAGTTCACGACCGTCCGCCTCCGAGAAGGCTATGACGAGGACGAGGTCGATGCCTTCCTCGACGAGGTCGAAGCCGAACTGACCCGTCTGCTCCGCGAGAACGAGGACCTGCGCGCCAAGCTGGCCGCGGCGACCCGTGCGGCCGCCCAGAACCAGCAGAACATGCGCAAGGGCCCGCCGGAGCAGGACCAGCAGCAGCACCCGCAGCAGCAGGGCATGCGAGGTCCCGGCGCGCCGGTGCCCGCCGGGATATCGGGCCCGCCGCAGCAGCAGATGGGCGGCCCCATGGGTGGCCCGCCCCAGCTGCCGAGCGGTGCCCCGCAGCTGCCCGCCGGCCCCGGCGGTCAGGGCGGCCCGCAGGGTCCCGGCCCGATGGGCCAGGGTCCGATGGGCCAGGGCCCGATGGGCGGCCAGCCGCCCATGCAGCAGCAGATGGGCGGCCCCATGGGTGGTCCCATGGGCATGCCCGGTCAGGGC
This genomic interval from Streptomyces sp. NBC_00557 contains the following:
- a CDS encoding cell division protein SepF, with amino-acid sequence MAGAMRKMAVYLGLVEDDGYDGRGFDPDDDFEPELDPEPERDHRRHESSHQSHSAHQSQRDEEVRIVQPPAPREPVARSTSLAAESGRPARIAPVASITQERQSLEKNAPVIMPKVVSEREPYRITTLHPRTYNEARTIGEHFREGTPVIMNLTEMDDTDAKRLVDFAAGLVFGLHGSIERVTQKVFLLSPANVDVTAEDKARIAEGGFFNQS
- a CDS encoding YggT family protein: MSVFITVVHTALLVFLVVLIFRLVMDYVFQFARSWQPGKAMVVVLEATYTVTDPPLKLLRRFIPPLRLGGVALDLSFFVLMIIVYILLSITGSFM